The following are from one region of the Bacillus methanolicus MGA3 genome:
- a CDS encoding acyltransferase, with protein MNYIDPSVKLDSSVKVGHFSVIEKDVQIGKNVVIGNRVTVHEGTVIGDNTTVADGAVLGKPPKPAKTSTVKLSDSIPPLIIGEDVTIGANCVVYRGAKIGSNTLIADLASVRENVEIGSYVIVGRGVTVENYVKIGDRTKIQSNSYITAYTTLEDHVFIAPCVTTTNDNYMGRTEERFDKIKGATVKRGARVGGASIILPGITIEEETFVAAGALVTKDTEPKTLVKGVPAKFVRMVDERELL; from the coding sequence TGTTCAGATTGGAAAAAATGTCGTGATTGGCAACCGTGTTACTGTTCATGAAGGAACGGTTATTGGTGATAATACGACTGTTGCAGACGGCGCAGTACTCGGAAAACCGCCAAAACCGGCAAAAACGAGTACGGTAAAGCTTTCTGATTCGATTCCACCATTAATCATCGGCGAAGATGTAACAATCGGAGCAAACTGTGTCGTGTATCGAGGTGCAAAGATAGGCTCCAACACATTAATTGCCGATCTAGCTAGCGTTAGAGAGAATGTTGAGATTGGCAGCTACGTCATTGTCGGACGTGGTGTGACTGTAGAAAATTACGTAAAAATTGGAGACAGGACGAAAATTCAATCGAATTCCTATATTACTGCTTATACAACTCTCGAAGACCATGTGTTTATTGCTCCTTGCGTCACGACAACAAATGATAATTATATGGGCAGAACGGAAGAAAGATTCGATAAAATTAAAGGTGCAACTGTGAAAAGGGGCGCCCGTGTTGGCGGAGCTTCCATTATTCTTCCGGGCATTACAATTGAAGAGGAAACTTTCGTTGCAGCAGGTGCGCTTGTGACAAAAGATACCGAGCCAAAAACTCTTGTTAAAGGTGTACCAGCTAAATTTGTCCGCATGGTGGACGAGCGGGAGTTGTTATAA